The genomic stretch AAGCGGCCGTTCAGGGTCCGCCCGATGAGAGGATCCGCGCCCGTTCCAGCGGGTGCCTCGGGATTCGGCGAGTCGCCCTTGATCATTCGTAGCCCCATACAGCAAGCAACATCGGTTCTCCTGAAGTGTCGCCGCACTTCATCAAACCATACCTGCCGCGCGCTTCGCACCAGGGGGCTGTCCGATCCAGCACGTCTGATGCCTTCCGTTGCCGCCATCACTCGCCCATCCGTGTGAGAGTGAATGCCGGTTAGCCCGCATTGACGCTTCTTTGTCTGACAGACTAGCGTGCTCCAATCCCGCGCTTCAGTGACAGGCGGGAGTTCCCCTGATGGCAGACACCCCAGACAATTCCATGGTCGCGCAGTCGCGCCGTCTCTCTGTCGAGGAGCGGCTGAGCCAGCTCGAGGAGGAGCAGGTCCAGCTGCGCCAGGAGCTGGCGTCGCTGGCGGGTGAGCTGCGACTGCCGGGCATGTACCTGGCGGTGGACGCGGCGGGTACCAGCGCGCTGATGGACGCCGAGACGGTGCAGGAGGTGGTGCGGCTGGTGGAGCTGGAGCCGTTGCCCGGGGCGCCCGCGCACGTGGCGGGGACCTTCGTCTACCGGGGCAGCCCGGCCGTCGTCGTGGACCTTGCGGCGCTCTTGGGGGTGAAGCGAGAGGCCTCCCTGGATGCGCACCTGGTCGTCTGCGGCGGCGGCGCGCGGACGGTGGCGGTGCTGGTGGACCGCGTGCGTGACCTGGTGGAGTCCCCGGTGCTGGTGGACGGGACGCCGGATGGGACGTCGCCGCTGCCGTGGGATGCCAGCGGTCTGATGGCGGGCCTGTGCCGGACGCCCGAAGGCGTGCGCCCGTTGCTTCGGACGTCCGCGGTGCTCGTGGGGCCGGAGGCGCCGTGAGCGAGGGCGTGCTCGACGACGCGACGCTGGCCCGGGTCGAGGACGTCCTCCAGTCGGCCTGCGGGGTGACGTTGGCGCGCAGCCTGCGCCGCTCGCTGGAGACGGCGCTGGGCCGGGCCGCGCGTTCGCGAGGCCTGGAGCCCGACGCCTTCCTGCGCACGCTGCTGGTGCGCGAGGCCGCGGCGGTGGAGTGCTTCATCGAGCACGCCGTCATTGGCGAAACGTACTTCTTCCGTCACCCGGAGCACCTGCGCGCCCTGGCGCGCCTGGCGCAGACGCACCCAGCCCCGTGCTTCCAGGTGTGGAGCGCGGGCTGCGCCAGCGGCGAGGAGCCCTACAGCATCGCCATGGCCTTGATGGCGGAGGGTTTGCCCGAAGGCCGCTTCCGGGTACTGGCGACGGACGTGTCGGGCCGGGCGCTCCAGCGCGCGCGGGATGGCGTGTACGGTCCGTGGTCCCTGCGCCGCATCGAGCCGGAGCAGGAGAAGCGCTTCCTGGTCGCCAACGGCGACGACTACTCCGTCATCCCCCAGGTCCGGCGCGCCGTGGAGTTCCGGCGCCACAACCTGGCCGTGGACCCGCCGCCCTTCATGGGCCTGGGCGCCATCTTCTGCCGCAACGTGCTCATCTACTTCCCGACGGAGCTCGCGCGGGAGGTGCTGAAGCGCTTCATCTCCGCGCTGGCTCCCGGTGGGCTGCTCTTCGTCTCTCCGGCGGAGGTCCCGCTCACCAATGGCCTGGGTCTGGAGACAGTGGACGCCGAGGGCAGCGTGGCGCTTCGGGTCCCCGTGCCGGGGGCTCCTCGCGCCGTGACGCCAGAGGCGCGGCTTCCTCGCCTGGGGGCGGGCCGGAATCAGGTGTCCTCGGCGGTGCCGCCTGCCGGGTGGCCTCAGGCGCTGGACGATTCAAGGGCGCGCCGCGCGCGCGCGCCGGCTTGGGGCGCGAAGCCATCGACAGGCGAAGGGCCTCTGACGTCCGGCACGTCCCTGGGGGACTCCCGTGTCGGCTCGGTGTCCGGCCGCACGGCGTCGGGTCTGGCGGGAGCGTCTGTCCGTTCTGCTTCGTCAGCCGCGGGGGATTTCTCCGCGACGGGGGCTTCGCCCGGCGCTATCGACTCGCGCGGGGCGGAGGGGCGTCCATCTCCAAGCGAGCCTGGGACGTCGCGTCCTGCGTGGGCCTCGTCAACGCCAGCCGCCGCCACTCACGCCGTGTCGCGGTCCGTGGACGCACTCGCCGCCGAGGAGGTTCCTCTCCTGGAGCGCGCCATCATCGCGGCGCGCGCGGGACACTTCGAGGAGGCGGAGGCGCTGGCGCGCGAGGCCGCGAAGGCGCTCGTTCCCGAGGCGTACCTGCTGCTCTCCATGGTGGCCGAGGTTCGTGGCGACCTGAACGGGGCGGTGGAGGCGGTTCGCAAGGCGCTGTACCTGGAGCCCCGGTTGGCGCTGGGGCACGCCACGCTGGTGGCCCTCTATAGGCGCATGGAGCGGCCCGAAGACGCGGAGCGTGCGCGGCAGAACGCCCTGCGCGCGCTGGACGGACTGGATGATGAACACCCGCTGCGTGGGGTGGAGACGATGACGGCCGGCGGCCTGAGGCAGGCCCTGGCGCCAGTCGAGCAGGCTGGCTGGCATGGAGTGCGCTGAGAGGCGCGCGCTCCGCACGAGGTGGGAGGCAACGTGGACGTCAAAGGGACACACCTGACACCGCCGGGCCGCGCGCCGGGGAGCAGGCTCAGTCTGCGGATGAAAATCCTCGCGCTCACCGGGGCGACGGGGGGGCTGGTGGCCGTCATCCTCATCACCACGACGTGGATGCAGATGGGCGACGCGCTTCGCAATGACCTGTCCCGCCGCGCCAACTCGGTGAGCGTGGAGCTGGCGAAGACGCTGACGCCCGTGCTGGGCGCGAAGCGCGACCCGGAGCGGCTCCAGGAGCTGGTTCAGGGCGCGCTGAGCCTGGGGCCCGAGGTCGCCTATGTCCGCATCCATGACGCGGACGGCATCCTCCTGGGCGAGGCCGCCGCGGAGCGCTACGACGGCGAGGCGCAGGCTCCGGCCTCCGTCGAAGGCGATGCCTCGGTGCTCCGCCGCAGGTCGGTGAAGGGCACGGGCCTGGTGGAGACGACGACGCCGGTGCTCGCGGCCGGCTCCACCGCGCATCTGGGCACCCTTCAGCTGGCGCTCCACGAGGAGGGGCTGAGCCAGACGCTGCGGGAGGCCACGCGCTTCACGGCCATCATCAGCCTGCTCGTGCTGGTGGCCTGCCTGGTGGCGGCATGGCTGGTGTCCGGGATGCTTGTGGTGCCGCTGGAGCGGCTGGCGCGCGCGGCGGCGGGCATCGCGGCGGGGGATTTGCGCCAGCAGGTGGACCTCCAGGGCTCGGAT from Myxococcus xanthus encodes the following:
- a CDS encoding chemotaxis protein CheW, which encodes MADTPDNSMVAQSRRLSVEERLSQLEEEQVQLRQELASLAGELRLPGMYLAVDAAGTSALMDAETVQEVVRLVELEPLPGAPAHVAGTFVYRGSPAVVVDLAALLGVKREASLDAHLVVCGGGARTVAVLVDRVRDLVESPVLVDGTPDGTSPLPWDASGLMAGLCRTPEGVRPLLRTSAVLVGPEAP
- a CDS encoding CheR family methyltransferase, which gives rise to MSEGVLDDATLARVEDVLQSACGVTLARSLRRSLETALGRAARSRGLEPDAFLRTLLVREAAAVECFIEHAVIGETYFFRHPEHLRALARLAQTHPAPCFQVWSAGCASGEEPYSIAMALMAEGLPEGRFRVLATDVSGRALQRARDGVYGPWSLRRIEPEQEKRFLVANGDDYSVIPQVRRAVEFRRHNLAVDPPPFMGLGAIFCRNVLIYFPTELAREVLKRFISALAPGGLLFVSPAEVPLTNGLGLETVDAEGSVALRVPVPGAPRAVTPEARLPRLGAGRNQVSSAVPPAGWPQALDDSRARRARAPAWGAKPSTGEGPLTSGTSLGDSRVGSVSGRTASGLAGASVRSASSAAGDFSATGASPGAIDSRGAEGRPSPSEPGTSRPAWASSTPAAATHAVSRSVDALAAEEVPLLERAIIAARAGHFEEAEALAREAAKALVPEAYLLLSMVAEVRGDLNGAVEAVRKALYLEPRLALGHATLVALYRRMERPEDAERARQNALRALDGLDDEHPLRGVETMTAGGLRQALAPVEQAGWHGVR